Genomic window (Thermodesulfobacteriota bacterium):
CCCCTGCCCGAGGTCGTTAGAGAACGCCATAATCACTTCACGCGATTCAATCACACCCGAGGTTAAAGAGAGACTCGGACTACTCATAAAGAGGTACGTATAATGAAGCTTCTTGTCGTCGGATCAATCGCTCTCGATACCGTGGAGACCCCTTTCGGAAGAGAGGAAAATATACTTGGAGGGTCGGCGTCTTATTTCTCACTCGCGGCGAGCATGTTCACGGACGTCTGCGCCGTCGCGGTAGTAGGAAAGGATTTTCCGGAGGAGCATCTGGACCTCTTCAGGTCGAAGGGGATAGAGCTTAACGGAGTCAAGAGGGAAGAAGGCCGGACGTTCAGGTGGGAAGGGAAATACGGATACGACCTCGGGGACCCGGAGACCCTCGGCACGCACCTGAACGTGTTCGAGAACTTCAAGCCTGTGCTTCCGGAGGAGTACAGGAACATAGAATACATATTCCTCGCCAACATCGACCCCGAGCTCCAGCTGAGCGTACTCGAGCAGATAAGAAGCCCCAAGCTCGTCGCGTGCGACACCATGAACTACTGGATCGAGAACAAGCCCGAGGCGCTCAAGGAAGTGATAAAACGCGTGGACATACTGATGCTGAACGATTCCGAGACGAGGATACTCGCGAAAGAGCCCAGGATCACTCACGCCGCGAGGACGGTCCTCGATCTCGGCCCCAAGGTGCTCATCGTGAAGAGGGGAGAGTACGGAGCGCTGATGTTCTCCAAGGAGGGCATCTTCTGGGCGCCGAGCTACCCGCTCGAGGAAGTGATCGACCCTACAGGGGCGGGGGATTCGTTCGCGGGCGGGTTCATGGGGTTCATAGCCGGACAGAATATCGCCGACCACGTGGGGTACAAGACCGCGGTCGTTTTCGGGAGCGTCATAGCCTCGTTTACCGTCGAGAATTTCAGCGTGAGGAGACTGGCTCAGCTGAAGAGGACCGACGTCGACAAGAGGTTCACCGCGTTCCTTCAGTTATCGAGGCTCGATTGAGATGAAATACGCCCTGCTGACGACGTTCATAGTTTCCGCGATGCTCCTCTCCTGCGGGGGAGGAAAGAAGAAAGCGGACGTCGAAGTCGACGAGACCAAGACGTTCGAGAACCAGAAGGCGCTCGCGGCGGCCTCCTCATGGAGGGGGAATTTCCCCCAGGCCTTGAAGGAGATAGAGGCTGCCGAGAAGATAAACGACAAGGACCCGGACGTGTATGTGATAAAAGGCGCCATATACATGGGGCTCAAGGAATATCCCAAGGCCGAGCAGAATTACAGGAAGGCGCTCAGCCTGAGCCCCGACTATACGCCGGCGCACTTCAACCTCTGCGGACTCTACCTCATACAAAAGAATTACGA
Coding sequences:
- a CDS encoding PfkB family carbohydrate kinase; the protein is MKLLVVGSIALDTVETPFGREENILGGSASYFSLAASMFTDVCAVAVVGKDFPEEHLDLFRSKGIELNGVKREEGRTFRWEGKYGYDLGDPETLGTHLNVFENFKPVLPEEYRNIEYIFLANIDPELQLSVLEQIRSPKLVACDTMNYWIENKPEALKEVIKRVDILMLNDSETRILAKEPRITHAARTVLDLGPKVLIVKRGEYGALMFSKEGIFWAPSYPLEEVIDPTGAGDSFAGGFMGFIAGQNIADHVGYKTAVVFGSVIASFTVENFSVRRLAQLKRTDVDKRFTAFLQLSRLD